The genomic interval ACCATGTAAAAATGCCACACCTGTTTTGGGGTCTTCATAGCTTTTAAATACCCCCAACCTATAAAGCTTTCGTGAAAGTTCTTGAAGGTATTTGGCACTCTTGGAGTCAATGCGGTAAGACAACACCGTACTGCCGACATTGGCATGTAAGGTTGCAGCAACGGCTTTTGGGTCATCCCCACTGTAAAGCGAATAGAGTTTAACAAAGAGGTCAAACTTTTTAGGATCAATGTTGCGTGTATCCACAAGTGCTTTGTAGAGTTTTTGACTCGTAGCGATTTTGAAGCCATCCGCACTAATGATATTACCACGAAGGGCGTGATTAACTTCACTGTGCTCTAATCTTGGAAGTCTTCGATCCAGTGTTGCCCAATAAAAAAGGGTTCCAAGAAAGATGAGAAATCCAAGGAGAACAACAACAAATAGGAAGAGGATTTTGATTTTTTTTGCGTCAGATTGTTCCATGTAAACGGCAAAACTTAAATCTGTGTCTTCGAGATCTCTTTATAAGCGCTGAGAGCTTTGTTACGAATTTCTAACATCATTTTCATACTCGTTTCTGCTTTGTTAATAGCAATAGCTGCTTGGTGCAAATCTTTGACTTCACCCGTCGCAAGATCCGCCATTGCTTTATCACCTTTGACTTGGGTGTCGTTAATCTCTTCAAGAGAATCTTGTAAAATTTTTGAAAAATCACTACTGGTGGTATCTGTCTTTGCAACCGTAGTATTGGATGTATTGGTTAATGCTGTAAGGGTATCAATTGTACTGGCCATTTACCTTATCCTTTTAAAATATCAATCGCACTTTGTGCAATAGATTTTGCACTCTGAAATGCGGAAACGTTTGCTTGGTATGCGCGAGTTGCTTCAACAAGGTTCGCCATCTCAATGACAGGATTGATGTTTGGATAAGCGACATAACCCTCTTCATTGGCATCCGGATGTGAAGGCTCATATTTGTATCTAAATTCACTCTCATCGCGCACGACTTTATCCACTTTAACGCTCATTATAGCAGGATTGGCATCCTCTTGCAAGAATGGGTCATCCAAGGGGTTTTCGTACTCTAGCATGTTGTTATCACTGGCAATTTTGGCATTTAAGGTTTTTTTAAAATCAATCGCTTTAAAGACAACATCTTTACGCTGATAAGGTCCACCTTCGCTCGTACGTGTTGTGTTGGCATTGGCAATGTTGGAGCTGATCACATCCATACGAAAACGTTGTGCAGAGAGTCCGTAACTGCTAATATCAAAACTGCTTAAATAGGCCATGGTATTTCCTTATATTTTAGACGAATATTCAATAACGCTTTTAAAAATCAAACCATTCTTTTGTAGCCCTGATGCAAGCGCATTAAACATCATTGCATTTTTACCTAACTCCGATGTCTCTACATCTAAATCGACCGTATTGCCATCGTTCCTGGCCATATGTCCATCTCTTAAATAAACCGTTGATTTTGAGCTATCAAAACCGCTGGTTCCACTGAGGTGTGACGCATCGGTTTGCGCCATTTCAAGCTTTGTTGCAGCGCTGTTTTCACCATAAATCTCTTTTTTCTTCTCAATCAAGGCTGTTTCAAAATCAACATCGCGTGCTTTATAAAAAGGGGTGTCAATGTTAGCAATATTACTAGAGACGAGATCTTGTCTCATAGCTCTTGCGTTAAGACCTGCTTCTAAAAGTGTATTTGATTTAGAGGTCACAAAACCCATTTTTAGCCTTTCTTGATAAGATACTTCATATAAGCAAATTGTATTCCAAATTACTCAATAATTAGGTTTAATCTATTTTAATGTACAATCACAAAAATCCCAAAATCATACACTAAGAAACCATGCAAACAGATAAAATACTTTTTTCACTTTGTTCCTTTGCCATCTTTGTAGGCATTGTTTTTTCACTGTCTCTGCCCGTGTTTACAACACTCTTCTTTGACTATTCTGAGTACCATTTTTTTATTCGACAATTTGCTGTGGGTATGGTCTGCATCACCATTATGTGGGCTCTTTCACAGATAGATCCTGACAAATTTCTCATCCATATCGGCTTTACCATTTTTTTCAGTTGCCTTTTTTTGATGGGCGTGATGCACTACCTCCCCGAGTCCTTAGTTACCTCCGCGGGAGGCGCAAAACGGTGGATCAGGCTTCCTGGATTTTCACTCGCACCCGTTGAGTTTTTCAAAATTGGTTTTGTCTACTTTTTGGCGTGGAGTTTTGCACGAAAACTCAATAATAATAAAAAAACACTCAAAGAAGAAATGACGCTTATTTTGCCTTATTTAGCCGTTTTTGTCTTGGTGATTTATCTGATCGCCGTGATGCAAAATGACCTCGGACAAGTGGTGGTTCTCGCGCTCACCCTTGCAGTTATGGCATTTTTTGCAGGAACTAGTCTACAACTTTTTATGCTCGCGATGCTAGGCTCTATTTTTGTCTTTCTCATCGCTATTTTTAGCTCCACGCACCGTATTATTAGGATTAAAACATGGTGGGCAACGATTCAAAATATGGTTCTCTCACTTTTTCCTGAAAATATTGCTGCGGTACTTCGCGTGGAAGATGCCCCTGAGCCATACCAAATCTCACACTCACTTAATGCGATTAAGCACGGTGGACTTTTTGGTGAAGGCATTGGAAACGGCATGTTTAAACTAGGCTATCTCAGTGAAGTGCATACTGACTTTGCACTTGCCGGCATTGCTGAAGAGCTTGGAGCGCTTGGTGTAACAATCCTTACGCTTGTGATCATCACCATTATTTACCGCATCTTTAAAATTGCGAGTCGAAGTACCAATAAGGTCTACTACCTCTTCTCCTTAGGCATCGGACTTTTAATTGTTTTCTCCTTTTTGATGAATGCGTATGGCATTACTTCCATTACTCCAATCAAAGGTATTTCCGTTCCCTTTATCAGCTACGGAGGAAGCGCCATTTTAGCGCTCTCTGTAGGCATTGGGATGGTGCTGATGATCAGCAAAAAGGCAAAATTATGATCGCAATAACGGGTGGAGGCACAGGTGGGCATTTGGTTATTGCGCGTGCGATTAAAGAAGAGCTCAACAGACGTGGTATTAAGCCTATTTACATTGGCTCCACAGCAGGACAAGATAAAGCATGGTTTGAACACGATGCTGGTTTTGAAAAAACCTACTTTCTTGAGAGTCAAGGCGTTGTCAATAAAAAAGGGGTTCGTAAGCTCCTTGTTCTCTTCTGCATTCTTCGTTCCGCCTTTACATGTAAAACACTTTTTAAAAAACATCAAATTGATGCTCTCTTTTCTGTAGGTGGCTATTCAGCGGCTCCTGCATCCTTTGGTGCACTCCTATGCGGTATCCCTTTGTACATTCATGAACAAAATGCCATTCAAGGGAAACTCAATTCGCTCCTACGTCCGTTTTGCAAAGCTTTTTTTAGCTCGTACGATCCAAAGGCGATACATACGAGTTATCCTGTAAGTGAAGCCTTCTTTACGATTCAAAGAGAACGCACAACGCTTAAAACAATAATCTTTTTGGGTGGAAGCCAAGGTGCTTCGTTTATCAATGCTCTTGCGCAAAAAATGGCACCCTTGTTCCACCAAGAGGGTATTGCGATTATTCACCAAACAGGGCAAAAAGAGTTTGAAGCGATGAAAGCATTTTACGTTCATGCAGGCATACCTGCGGATGTGTTCGATTTTTCCAAAGAGATCCCTGCAAAACTAGCTTTGGCAGATTTTGCCATTAGTCGCTCAGGTGCAAGTACCCTCTGGGAGCTTTGCGCAGCAGGTGTGCCTGCTCTGTTTATTCCCTTGCCTCATGCAGCCGCCAATCATCAGTATTTTAACGCTAAAGCACTCGCCGATCAAAACGTAGCGCTCATCCTTTCACAAAGCAGTGCCTTTGAGCCAAAAGCACTGTTAGAACAAATCCAACAGCTTGATCTGCTCAGCACGTCACAGCGCTTAATGCAGATGATTCAAAAAGGTGGCGCAAAAGAAATTGTTGATGTGATGTTACAAACCCAAAAAAAGGAGAAACCATGCTAGAAAATCTTATCGTTCGTATTGCCACAAGGGATGATGCCAAAGAGATCGCAACGTTTAACGTTCTTTTTGCCAAAGAAACTGTCAATAAAAATGTTCCTCTCGCCCTCACCACAGAAGGTGTTCATCAAGTCTTTGCAAAATTCCATAATGGGTTTTATATCATTGCCACCATTGAAAATGTCATTGTTGGATTGGCTATGATCACGAGAGAGTGGAGTGATTGGAATAACGGTGCTTATTACTGCATTCAGAGTATTTTTGTCACGGACCATGAGCATGAAAAAGAGATTCACGATGCACTTTTAGATAAAGCAAAAGTATTAGCCAAAGAGCATTACGACGTATGTGGCATCAGACTTTATGTACATAAAGATGATAAAGCAACACAAAAATCTTATGAAGAATTAGGATTACAAAAAACGAAGTACAGGTTGTTCGAAGAGACGTTTTAAACGAAGTGGTGCGCCCGAAGGAATTCGAATCCCTGACCTCCGGTACCGCAAACCGATGCTCTATCCAGCTGAGCTACGAGCGCACATTTCTCTTTTGAGGTCGGTATTATAGCTTAGCTAATATAAATTACGTATTAAAAAAAGAGCCAAAATGTCATTTAGCGTTCAAAAATCTCTCAAAACATCCCTAAAAAGTTCATGGACGATCCTCAAACTGATTGTTCCTATTTACATTTTGGCGGATGTTCTCTTTTACTATAACCTTCTCTCTCACATTACCTTTATCTTTAAACCGCTTGTTGCACTCTTGGGGCTTCCTCAAGAAGCGGCACTTGCCATTGTCAGTGGTCTCTTTCTCAATCTTTATGCTGCCATTGCGTTTGCAGCGCCACTGGGACTTGGGGCTAAAGAATGGACGGTTTTAGCTCTCTTTTTAGGGATAGCGCATTCACTTATTGTTGAAACAGAAATTATGAAACGATTAGGACTTTCAAGAATCTACTCCATTCTTTTACGACTGAGCGTGGGCTTATTGGTTGGAGGACTCACTTCAAAACTGCCTCAAAGTTGGTTTTCAAGCAATATTATCCAAGAAACGATAACAACAGAACAGCCTGTGTACCAATCGCTCTTTGATCTGTTGCAAAATTCGCTGTATGAATCCCTTTCGCTATCACTCAAAGTCATTGCATTGGTCACACTGCTCATCTTTTTTCTTGACTTTATCAAATCACTCGCTATTATTGAAAAGCATTCACACAAAGTTAACAGTGGTTTTTCGATCACAGTAGGTGTGATTTTAGGAATTACGTATGGTGCAGGTATTTTGATTTCAGAATATGAAAAAGGTGTTTTACAAAAAAAGGAAATTCTTTTTATTGGAACCTATTTAATGATCGCTCATGCGATTATTGAGGACACACTTCTTTTTGTCATTTTTGGGGCAAATCCTTGGCTTATCGTAGGATTACGCTTAGTGTTTGCAACATTGATTGCTTATTTAATCGTGAAATATTCTAAATTTACTTAAACTCTTGCGCGTATACTATATCGAGCAGCTCTATAAAACTTGCAGGATCACTGTAGCCTGCAAATTCATCGATGATGCTAAGATCACGGGGCGATAAAATCAAATTAGTAGGAAAATACTTTACATGTAACGCTTGTGGCAATGTAGGATCTTCTCCATTAATGCTTACATGTAAATAGTTTTTAGCAATGCGCTGATTAAATTTTGGTACATCAAAAATATCTTTTTGCATCTTAATGCAATACGGACATCCCTCTTTTTCAATACTTAAAAGAATGAGTTTATTTTCCCTCAGTGCTTTTTGGCGCTCTATTCCCAAAAATTCGGCTTTTAAAGAAAGAACACTTAGCATAACCATCATTAATATTTGAAACCATTTTTTCATCTATGAATCACTCTCTTTCTTTGTTGGATCAATAAGCCCATTATAATAAAAATCAACCCAATAAAGGTAGAAAAGAGAATAGTTTCGCCTACAAAAAAAGAGATAAACAATAGAGACAAAAAAGGAGAGATAAAAATAAGATTTGCAATTTTTGCAGTGTTTGTGCTTAGTTTCATCGCTTGTAACCACAAAATAAAGGTAATGCCCATTTCAAAAACTCCTATGTACATTGAACCAAGAAAACCATAAAGATTAAATGTTAGAGGATGCGACGTTACAAGAGCATAGAGTAAAATAGCAGGAACGCCAAAGAGAAAATTGATAAAAAGACCAACCAGTGGGTCTACATGTAATTTAGTATTGTAAAGCCAATAGAGTGACCATAACACCGTCGAAAATAGCGCTAGAAAGACACCTGTGGGGCTTGTGAACGAGAAATTCCAAAGATCACCATGTGTCGAGATGACTAAAACGCCACAGTAACACATAAGCCCTGCTAGAAAATCATAGAGACTCAATTTTTGTTTTAAGATAAACACAGATAGATACGTCAATGTCAATGCCCATGTGTAATTAATAGGCTGTGCCTCTTGGGCAGGCAAAAGCTCATAGGCGCGAAAAAGGATTAGATAGTATATAAATGGATTGATTAGGCCCAACAATGCAAGTTGTAAATAGGTTTTTTTTGAATAGATTAAAAGTGTGTCAAATTTTTTTTGATAGCACATAGCAGTAAAAAAGACGCATAATGAAAAAAATGAAGCATAAAGAAGAAGTTGCAACGCATCAAAATAGGCTAATGTAAGTTTAAAAGCACTTGCAACCGTTGACCAAAGTAAAACAGCACTAATGGCAAATAAATAAGATTTTGATTGATTTTTTTCCAAGGAAGACCGCCTTTGTATAAGACGAAATGAGGGAGAGCTAAGAATAAAGAATCACGGAACTAGCAGCGACCTACGTTTCCATCCCAGTAAGGGAGAGTATTATCGGCGATGAAGAGCTTAGCTTCCTGGTTCGAAATGGGACAGGGCGTTTCCTCTTCTCTATAGCCACCAGAATCGTGAATTAAATCTATGTCGCATTTTAGCGAAATAGGCTTAATTCACCATTCTTTTGGTGAGTTTAGTATTGTCTAGTCAACAAAGCGCTTTACACTTAATAAGGAAGTGAAATAGCATTATCATACGTAATAATATGTAAGCCAAACGACCTATTAGTACTGGTCAGCTAAAGGGCTCTCACCCATTACACACCCAGCCTATCAAACATGTAGTCTTCATGAGGTCTTCAGGGAAAGTTAATCTTGGAGTTGGCTTCCCGCTTAGATGCTTTCAGCGGTTATCACATCCGAACATAGCTACCGGGCGATGCTCTTGGCAGAACAACCCGTACACCAGTGGTTCGTTCAACCCGGTCCTCTCGTACTAGGGTTAACTCTCCTCAACTTTCCTACGCCCACGGCAGATAGGGACCGAACTGTCTCACGACGTTCTGAACCCAGCTTGCGTACCGCTTTAAATGGCGAACAGCCATACCCTTGGGACCTGCTCCAGCCCCAGGATGCGATGAGCCGACATCGAGGTGCCAAACCTCCCCGTCGATGTGAGCTCTTGGGGGAGATCAGCCTGTTATCCCCGGGGTACCTTTTATCCTTTGAGCGATGGCCCTTCCACACAGAACCACCGGATCACTATGACCGACTTTCGTCTCTGCTCGACGTGTATGTCTCACAGTCAAGCTGGCTTGTGCCATTATACTCTACGAACGATTTCCAACCGTTCTGAGCCAACCTTTGTAAGCCTCCGTTACTTTTTAGGAGGCGACCGCCCCAGTCAAACTACCCACCAGACATTGTCCTGAACATAGATAATATGTCCCAGTTAGCTATCAGAATAAAGAAGAGTGGTATCTCAACAATGGCTCAAGTACAACTGGCGTCATACTCTCAAAGCCTCCCACCTATCCTGCACATCTTTATCCCAACAGCAGTGTCAAGCTATAGTAAAGGTCCACGGGGTCTTTCCGTCTTGCCGCGGGTAGGAGGAATTTTCACCTCCACTACAATTTCACTGGATTTCTGGTCGAGACAGCTCCCATCTCGTTACGCCATTCATGCAGGTCGATATTTAATCGACAAGGAATTTCGCTACCTTAGGACCGTTATAGTTACGGCCGCCGTTTACTGGGGCTTCGATCAAGAGCTTCGCTTGCGCTAACACCATCAATTAACCTTCCAGCACCGGGCAGGCGTCACACCCTATACATCCTCTTACGAGTTAGCAGAGTGCTGTGTTTTTGGTAAACAGTCGGGAGGGACTCTTTGTTGCAACCTTTTCCGCTTTCGAGAGCAAGTCTCTATACAGAAGGAGGCACACCTTATACCGAAGATACGGTGCTATTTTGCAGAGTTCCTTAACCAGAATTCTTCCACGCGCCTTAGAATACTCATCTCACCCACCTGTGTCGGTTTACGGTACGAGCAATTACAGATATACTTAGAAACTTTTCTTGGCTCGACGGCATCAACGATTCACCATCCACTCCGAAGAGCATCAAGTGCCTGTCAGGTCTCGAATAAAAGATTACGGATTTGCCTGTAATCTAATCTACACCCTTCGAACAACTATTCCATCAGTTGCCTCGTTTAGCCCTAAGCGTCCTTCCATCGCGCTCTATAATTGGTGTTGGAATATTAACCAACTTTCCATCGTCTACCCCTTTCGGACTCGACTTAGGTCCCGACTAACCCTACGATGACGAACATCGCGTAGGAAACCTTGGGTTTTCGGCGAACGGGATTCTCACCCGTTTTATCGCTACTCATGCCTGCATACTCACTTCTAGCCGCTCCAGCGCTCCTTACCGGTACACCTTCAATGCTGACTAGAACGCTCTCCTACCACTCTATTAAAAATAGAATCTACAGCTTCGGTGGATAACTTTAGCCCCGTTATATTTTCCGCGCAGAATCGCTAGACCAGTGAGCTGTTACGCTTTCTTTAAAGGATGGCTGCTTCTAAGCCAACCTCCTGGTTGTTTGAGCAACTCCACATCGTTTTCCACTGAGTTATCACTTTGGGACCTTAGCTGGTAGTCTGGGTTGTTCCCCTCTTGACGACGCATTTTATCACCCGCCGCCTGACTGCCATGATTACACTATGGGTATTCGGAGTTTGACAGGGTTTGGTACCTTGGTATAGGCCCTAGCCCAATCAGTGCTCTACCCCCCATAATTACAACATGACGCTATACCTAAATATATTTCGGAGAGAACCAGCTATCACGAAGTTTGATTGGCCTTTCACCCCTATCCACAAGTCATCCCAGGACTTTTCAACGTCAACGAGTTCGGTCCTCCACTAGCTCTTACACCAGCTTCAACCTGCTCATGGATAGATCACTTCGCTTCGGGTCTGCAGCATCTGACTAATTCGCCCTATTAAGACTCGCTTTCGCTACGGCTCCGAGTTTTCTTAACCTCGCCAGATACCACAACTCGCAGGCTCATTATGCAAAAGGCAGTCCATCACCCTGATAAATCATAGGGCTCTGAATGATTGTAAGCAAATGGTTTCAGGTTCTATTTCACTCCCCTCACTGGGGTTCTTTTCACCTTTCCCTCACGGTACTGGTTCACTATCGGTCTGTAAGTAGTATTTAGGGTTGGGAGGTGGTCCTCCCGGCTTCAGACAGAATACCACGTGTTCCGCCCTACTCAGGATACTGCTAAGATGAATCTAGATTTCGTATATGGGACTATCACCCGCTATGGTTAACCTTTCCAGGTTACTCTACTACCTATCATCATTCTACAACGCAGTCCTACAACCCCTGTTGCAAGCAACAGGTTTGCCCTCTTCCAAGTTCGCTCGCCGCTACTATCGGAATCTCTATTTGATTTCTCTTCCTCTGGCTACTGAGATGTTTCACTTCACCAGGTTCGCTCCCCGCAGGGTAACTGACATTACTGTCAGCTGGGTTGCCCCATTCGGAAATTTACGGATCAAAGCTTCTTGACAGCTCCCCGTGACTTTTCGCAGTCTAGTACGTCCTTCATCGCCTCTTACAGCCTAGGCATCCACCATTCGCTCTTAATAGCTTACCTATTTGTATTCTAATGCACATTTCACTCCCTTATTAAATGTAATTAAACATTAAACAAGTTGTAAATTGTTTTTTTTGCGTTTTGTTGACTTTGACAATAATAAATTAAATAACATATCTAATGCTCAAATTCCAACGAATAAATTCGTTGATCCCTAAACACTAAAGCACAACCTTTGAGGTCGTGTTAGACTAAAAAAGTCTAATATCAATCTTCCTTTATTGCTAAAGACTGATATTAAACTTCTTAATCTCTTCTACAATGTCCATTAAAATGGTGGAGAATAGCGGGGATCGAACCGCTGACCTCCTGCGTGCAAAGCAGGCGCTCTCCCAGCTGAGCTAATTCCCCATGGTGGGCTTAAGAGGACTCGAACCTCTGACCTTACCCTTATCAGGGGTACGCTCTAACCACCTGAGCTATAAGCCCCTTTTTCATTCAATCTCTCAAAACTAAATAAGCTTCCCTAGCTATGCTCGCCGGAGCACCATTGTGAGATAGTGCCCCTATACTCTAGAAAGGAGGTGATCCAACCGCAGGTTCTCCTACGGTTACCTTGTTACGACTTCACCCCAGTCGCTGAACCCACCGTGGTCGGTAACTAGTTTAGTATTCCGGCTTCGGGTGAATTCAACTCCCATGGTGTGACGGGCGGTGAGTACAAGACCCGGGAACGTATTCACCGTAGCATATCTGATCTACGATTACTAGCGATTCCAGCTTCATGAAGTCGAGTTGCAGACTTCAATCCGAACTGAGACTAGGTTTTAAGATTTGCTCCACTTCGCAGTATCGCGTCTCTTTGTCCTAGCCATTGTAGCACGTGTGTAGCCCTGGCCATAAGGGCCATGATGACTTGACGTCGTCCTCACCTTCCTCCTCCTTACGAAGGCAGTCTGATTAGAGTGCTCAGCCGAACTGTTAGCAACTAATCACGAGGGTTGCGCTCGTTGCGGGACTTAACCCAACATCTCACGACACGAGCTGACGACAGCCGTGCAGCACCTGTCTCTAAGTTCTAGTAAACTAGCACTCCCGTATCTCTACAGGATTCTTAGGATATCAAGGCCAGGTAAGGTTCTTCGTGTATCTTCGAATTAAACCACATGCTCCACCGCTTGTGCGGGTCCCCGTCTATTCCTTTGAGTTTTAATCTTGCGACCGTACTCCCCAGGCGGCACACTTAATCTGTTAAGTGCATTACTGCAATGACTAGCATCGCAACAACTAGTGTGCATCGTTTAGGGCGTGGACTACCAGGGTATCTAATCCTGTTTGCTCCCCACGCTTTCATGCCTCAGCGTCAATAATGTTCCAGTAGATCGCCTTCGCAATCGGTATTCCTAGTGATATCTACGGATTTTACCCCTACACCACTAATTCCATCTACCTCTCCCATATTCTAGGTAACCAGTTTCGAGAGCAGTTCAACGGTTGAGCCGTTGGATTTCACTCTCGACTTGATTTCCAGCCTACGCATCCTTTACGCCCAGTGATTCCGAGTAACGCTTGCACCCTCCCGTATTACCGCGGCTGCTGGCACGGAGTTAGCCGGTGCTTATTCATAGGGTACCGTCATTATCTTCCCCTATAAAAGGAGTTTACACACCGAAATGCGTCATCCTCCACGCGGCGTTGCTGCATCAGAGTTTCCTCCATTGTGCAATATTCCCCACTGCTGCCTCCCGTAGGAGTCTGGACCGTGTCTCAGTTCCAGTGTGCCTGATCATCCTCTCAGACCAGGTATGCGTCATTGCCTTGGTAGGCCATTACCCCACCAACTAGCTGATACAATAAAGCCCCATCCTTTAGCGATAAATCTTTCCCAACTTATCTTAAGACAAGAAGGAGTATGGGGTATTAGCAGTCGTTTCCAACTGTTGTCCCCCACTAAAGGGCAGGTTAGCTATATATTACTCACCCGTGCGCCACTAACAAAATAAGCAAGCTTATTTTATCCGTTCGACTTGCATGTGTTAAGCACGCCGCCAGCGTTCACTCTGAGCCAGGATCAAACTCTCCATTATAATGTTTCTTCAAAGCGAAGTAATTCGCTTTGAATTCATTACACTAAAGCTAGACCTTTCGGTCAGAATCGACGAATCGAAATCTTTAGTTTTATGAAGTTTGATTAATATCTCTTTTATTAAGAAGAGTTGATAATCTCTTACTTTTCGCGTCCTGGCTAAGGTCACTTATTTAGATTTCAAAGATTGAATTTGACATTGTTAAAATGGTAATGAACTTGAAGCAAATCCCCTACTTTGGGCGCCTCTCTTTAACCCCGTTCTCTCAAACGAGGACGAAATTATATATCCATACACCTTAAAAACAGGTTAAACCATTTTAGGGATATTGATTAGTCATTTTGGGAAGAAATATAAGTGTAACCTGTTTCTGGTTTTATCGTTATTACAATGTTTTGTTGATTATATGAAAGTGTTATATTGCAATCTGTAGAGATTATTTTTCCACTTGGATAAGAAGAATCATAGCTTCTTATAGGACCTTGTAATGGTCTTCCAAGATAATCAAAGCCTATCTTGCTTCCTGAACTACAATTATTTGTCCATGCTAACCCTGTAATACCATATTTTGTTCCTAAATTTAATTCTTTCGTTCCTGCAAATAAGCTGTCATTTGTAATATCTAAATTAGTATACCCTGGAATTCCTCCTGTAAGGTATTTTTCTGGACTCAATGGGTTTTTTGCGAGTTCACTTCTATCCACGGCAGTATCATAATCCAAATTTCTAAAGATAGAGTAAGAAGGTTGACGATTTGCAGTTGCATCATTTGTTGAAAAAACAATTTGCCACCTTGTCCTATACCAATATTGTGAATCAGGGATAGATGGATCGTTAAACCTATCATCCTGCATCGCAAGATGTTGTGTATAGCGAATATGACTCACAAGTTGGTCAGCAGCTTCACGAAGTGGATTGCGTTGAAAACTTGATGCTGCAAAGTACGATAAAATGCCTACGACAACAATGACAAATACCAGTTCAAGCATCGTAAACGCTTTTTTCATCTTCCTGTCCTCTTTTTAGTTAACGCGGTAAAGATAAAAAGTCTTGACGACTTTACCATAATAGGCAATATCAATCTTCTCATACCCCTCTTCTATTTCTGGTTGAGTTGTGAGTTTATAATTTTTACCTTGGTCTATGCCATAAAACTTAAGTCTTAGAGCCATTTTATCATCTTTCATCATCACTTTTGTGACGCCTTTGGCTTTGAGTGCTTCTGCTAGCTCTTTTGCAATATTGTATTTAATAGCAAAATGCTTTGTTGGTTCATCCATCAGTGCATAGAGTGGTTTGTTGAGAAAGATAAGCATCGTGTTAAACACCAAAGAGACAAGCACGAGTCCAAAGACAAATGTATGAAGTTTACGAAAAGCTGGAAGCCTGACACGATAGCTGTTGAAAAAGACTTTAACCATTAAGGGAACGGAAAGCACGACAAAGGGAGCAAAATCTTCAAGCAACAATCGTTGTCGCATGGAAAGAAGCAAGGATACGATAAGCGAGAAGAAAGAGATATACCATAAAAGGGTTTTTTCCTCT from Sulfurospirillum multivorans DSM 12446 carries:
- a CDS encoding prepilin-type N-terminal cleavage/methylation domain-containing protein gives rise to the protein MKKAFTMLELVFVIVVVGILSYFAASSFQRNPLREAADQLVSHIRYTQHLAMQDDRFNDPSIPDSQYWYRTRWQIVFSTNDATANRQPSYSIFRNLDYDTAVDRSELAKNPLSPEKYLTGGIPGYTNLDITNDSLFAGTKELNLGTKYGITGLAWTNNCSSGSKIGFDYLGRPLQGPIRSYDSSYPSGKIISTDCNITLSYNQQNIVITIKPETGYTYISSQND